One Acinetobacter pullicarnis genomic region harbors:
- a CDS encoding septal ring lytic transglycosylase RlpA family protein has product MHASLKYVLAITMGFSLTQSQAELVQSSYLNNDADNSSLASRVISKDSNNFNSHFSNLNSLTMTESSGDKIRRQTIATKVAIPADQPSVIDKLNTVASNTVRKFSQTGVASWYGRQFHGRKTASGETFDMNELTAAHRSLPLNCFIRVTNKDNGKSVVVKVNDRGPFHGNRVVDLSYGAAKRLGITNSGTAKVSIERVDGPNS; this is encoded by the coding sequence ATGCATGCTTCACTGAAATATGTGCTTGCAATAACGATGGGCTTCAGCCTAACGCAATCTCAAGCCGAACTGGTTCAGTCATCTTATTTAAATAACGATGCTGACAATTCAAGTCTTGCTTCACGTGTGATTAGCAAAGATTCAAATAACTTTAATTCGCACTTTTCAAACTTAAACAGTTTAACAATGACTGAAAGTTCTGGCGATAAAATCCGTCGTCAAACAATTGCAACCAAAGTTGCGATTCCAGCAGACCAGCCTTCAGTGATTGATAAATTGAATACGGTTGCATCCAATACAGTCCGCAAATTCAGCCAAACAGGCGTTGCTTCTTGGTATGGTCGTCAGTTCCATGGTCGTAAAACAGCCAGTGGTGAGACTTTCGATATGAATGAGTTGACTGCTGCACATCGTAGCCTGCCATTAAACTGCTTTATTCGCGTAACCAATAAAGACAACGGTAAAAGTGTTGTGGTTAAAGTAAATGACCGTGGCCCATTTCATGGTAACCGTGTTGTTGACTTATCTTATGGCGCAGCAAAACGCTTAGGTATTACCAACTCTGGTACCGCGAAAGTAAGTATTGAACGTGTTGATGGTCCGAACTCCTAA
- the mltB gene encoding lytic murein transglycosylase B, with product MLKLNFLHKLKNVTLCVAAFSFSSFSQANDFAQNPQYDAFKAKTMQTYGLSSQQVDSAMSGAKNLPNIINIMNRPGESKPWYAYKAMFLNEGTIQKGVRFKNQNAALLQRAEQEFGVPQAIILGILGVETGYGANKGSFITRDALATLGFGFPRRAEYFQDELSALIAWTYKEGYPTGSIVGSYAGAIGYPQFMPSNIDKFGVDYDQSGHIDLRNSEADAIASIANYMSKYGWQKNQPIGFLARYSGNNPEEVIAKDLSQPTPYGVVKNLGISPINSIIKIDDLDLVNIIQLEDRNGPIYYITYPNYQVITSYNRSRLYATAVWQLGLEVASR from the coding sequence ATGTTAAAGCTGAACTTCTTGCATAAACTCAAAAATGTGACCTTATGTGTTGCTGCATTTTCCTTTTCAAGCTTTTCTCAAGCCAATGATTTCGCTCAAAATCCTCAATATGACGCATTTAAAGCCAAAACCATGCAAACCTATGGTTTAAGCAGCCAGCAAGTCGATTCAGCAATGAGCGGTGCCAAAAACCTACCCAATATTATTAATATTATGAATCGTCCTGGCGAAAGTAAGCCATGGTATGCCTATAAAGCAATGTTCCTCAATGAGGGTACTATTCAAAAGGGTGTTCGATTTAAAAATCAAAATGCAGCCCTACTACAACGTGCTGAACAAGAATTTGGTGTACCTCAGGCAATCATTCTGGGCATTCTTGGGGTAGAAACAGGCTATGGTGCCAATAAAGGTTCTTTTATAACCCGTGATGCACTTGCCACACTTGGCTTTGGTTTTCCTCGACGTGCCGAATACTTCCAAGATGAGCTTTCAGCGCTGATTGCTTGGACTTATAAAGAGGGTTATCCGACAGGCAGTATTGTCGGCTCTTATGCTGGCGCAATTGGCTATCCTCAATTTATGCCAAGTAATATCGATAAATTTGGTGTGGACTATGACCAAAGTGGCCATATCGATTTACGTAATTCTGAAGCAGATGCGATTGCCTCGATTGCAAACTACATGTCTAAATATGGTTGGCAAAAAAATCAGCCTATCGGTTTCTTAGCCCGCTATAGCGGTAACAACCCAGAGGAAGTCATTGCTAAAGACTTAAGTCAACCAACCCCTTATGGTGTGGTCAAAAACCTCGGTATTAGTCCAATCAATTCAATTATAAAAATTGATGACCTAGACTTAGTGAATATCATCCAACTAGAAGATCGTAATGGTCCAATTTATTACATCACTTACCCAAACTATCAAGTGATTACAAGCTATAACCGCAGCCGCTTATATGCCACAGCGGTATGGCAATTAGGCCTTGAAGTTGCAAGTCGCTAA
- a CDS encoding EamA family transporter — protein MSAIVITVWFFTILIDTVGQLAFKAAALENKTHAGLTYWRKLFGRPWLWAGIICYVFEFVIWLAFLSLVPLSDGVMLGSINIAVILIAGRLFFKEKLTRNRLLGVIFISIGVAIVGLGNS, from the coding sequence ATGAGTGCCATTGTTATCACGGTTTGGTTTTTTACGATCCTCATCGATACTGTTGGTCAATTGGCTTTTAAAGCAGCAGCTTTAGAGAATAAAACCCATGCAGGACTAACCTATTGGCGCAAACTGTTTGGTCGTCCTTGGCTTTGGGCTGGGATTATTTGCTATGTGTTTGAGTTTGTCATTTGGTTGGCATTTCTTTCACTGGTACCACTCTCCGATGGTGTCATGCTTGGCAGTATTAATATTGCCGTTATTCTCATTGCTGGACGTTTATTTTTTAAAGAAAAACTCACTCGAAATCGACTCTTAGGTGTGATTTTCATCTCCATTGGCGTCGCAATAGTCGGACTGGGTAATTCATGA
- a CDS encoding aspartate aminotransferase family protein: MTINEAQLLEDEALYCSHGDTVHYVNPPKIFTNCQGSYLYDDQDIPYLDLQMWYSAVNFGYKNPRLDKVLIDQINTLPQIASQYLHPTKIELSKVIAQDILKKTGVKGRVHYNVGGSQSIEDSLKLVRNFCGGKSRMFAFEGGYHGRTLGASSITSSYRYRRRYGHFGERAQFVPFPYPFRRPKGMTPEEYAEKLIAEFARLFETEYHGVWDPKAQESEFAAFYIETIQGTGGYVIPPMNFYPGLKKVLDQHGILLVVDEVQMGFYRTGKLWSFEHFDIKPDVVVFGKALTNGLNPLAGLWAKEEMINPEIFPVGSTHSTFASNPLGTAVGLEVMRMTAERDYEQQIMQSGAYFLEGLKDLQSRHVEIGDVDGLGLALRAEICQKDGFTPNKELLDKMVDIGLSGTLEYQGQKCGLVLDVGGYYKNVITFAPSLEISRAEIDQAMVLLEQLLSRAKREL, encoded by the coding sequence ATGACAATTAATGAAGCTCAACTTTTAGAAGATGAAGCGCTTTATTGTTCGCATGGTGATACAGTTCACTATGTAAATCCCCCTAAAATCTTCACCAATTGTCAGGGAAGTTATTTATATGACGATCAGGATATTCCATATCTAGATTTACAGATGTGGTATTCAGCAGTTAACTTTGGTTATAAAAACCCACGCTTAGATAAAGTGCTTATTGATCAGATTAATACACTGCCACAAATCGCGAGTCAGTATTTACACCCAACTAAAATTGAATTGAGCAAGGTCATTGCACAAGACATCCTGAAAAAAACTGGGGTTAAAGGTCGCGTTCATTATAATGTTGGTGGTTCACAATCTATCGAAGATTCATTGAAATTGGTTCGTAACTTTTGCGGTGGTAAGAGTCGTATGTTTGCCTTTGAAGGCGGCTATCATGGTCGTACTTTAGGTGCTTCTTCTATTACCTCAAGCTATCGTTATCGCCGTCGTTATGGCCATTTTGGTGAACGTGCACAGTTTGTACCATTCCCATATCCTTTTCGCCGTCCAAAAGGAATGACACCTGAGGAATATGCAGAGAAGTTAATTGCTGAATTTGCACGTTTATTTGAAACTGAGTATCACGGTGTATGGGATCCGAAAGCACAAGAAAGTGAATTTGCTGCATTCTATATCGAGACGATTCAGGGCACAGGTGGTTATGTTATTCCACCGATGAACTTCTATCCAGGTCTTAAAAAAGTACTTGATCAACATGGTATATTATTGGTTGTTGATGAAGTGCAAATGGGCTTCTATCGTACGGGTAAATTGTGGTCATTTGAACATTTTGATATTAAGCCTGATGTCGTGGTCTTCGGTAAAGCATTGACCAATGGTTTAAATCCATTGGCTGGTTTGTGGGCGAAAGAAGAAATGATTAACCCCGAAATCTTCCCAGTGGGTTCTACGCACTCTACTTTTGCATCAAATCCGTTGGGTACTGCGGTTGGTCTTGAAGTGATGCGTATGACAGCTGAAAGAGATTATGAACAACAAATTATGCAAAGTGGTGCTTACTTCTTGGAAGGCCTAAAAGACTTACAATCTCGCCATGTTGAAATCGGGGATGTGGATGGTCTTGGTTTGGCGCTACGTGCTGAAATTTGCCAGAAAGATGGCTTTACACCAAACAAAGAACTGTTAGACAAAATGGTTGATATCGGTTTGTCTGGTACCTTGGAATATCAAGGTCAAAAATGTGGTTTAGTCCTTGATGTTGGCGGTTATTACAAAAACGTGATTACTTTTGCTCCATCACTCGAAATTAGTCGTGCTGAAATTGATCAAGCGATGGTATTGCTTGAGCAATTGTTGAGCCGTGCTAAACGCGAACTATAA
- a CDS encoding ABC transporter permease, with the protein MNFTQLRVALLTLVQKEIRRFMRIWPQTLLPPAITMSLYFVIFGNLVGSRIGQMSGFSYMQFIVPGLIMMAVITNSYSNVSSSFFSAKFQKSIEELIMSPVPLHLILWGYVIGGVARGVLVGAIVTAMSLFFTQLSIYNVFVTVYTVIITSLLFSLGGLINAVYAKSFDDISIIPTFVLTPLTYLGGVFYSISALSTFWQNLSLINPIVYMVNAFRYGILGHSDVNVAMSLTVVTFFCAVLYGIAYYLLARGSGMRE; encoded by the coding sequence ATGAATTTCACTCAACTGAGAGTTGCATTACTTACGCTAGTGCAAAAAGAAATTCGTCGTTTCATGCGAATTTGGCCACAAACACTGCTACCGCCTGCGATTACCATGAGCCTGTATTTTGTGATTTTTGGCAATTTAGTGGGTTCTCGTATCGGACAAATGAGCGGCTTTAGCTATATGCAGTTCATTGTGCCTGGTTTGATCATGATGGCTGTGATTACCAATAGTTATTCCAATGTATCTTCAAGCTTCTTTAGTGCAAAGTTTCAAAAGAGCATTGAAGAACTGATCATGAGTCCTGTACCGCTCCATTTGATCTTATGGGGTTATGTGATTGGTGGTGTGGCTCGTGGTGTTTTGGTTGGTGCGATTGTCACCGCGATGAGTCTGTTCTTTACCCAACTGAGTATTTATAATGTCTTCGTGACTGTATATACCGTGATTATCACATCGTTACTATTTTCACTTGGTGGATTAATTAATGCCGTCTATGCCAAATCATTTGATGACATTTCAATTATTCCAACCTTTGTACTAACACCATTAACCTATCTTGGTGGTGTATTTTACTCAATTAGTGCGCTTAGCACATTCTGGCAAAATCTCTCCCTAATCAACCCAATCGTGTATATGGTCAATGCCTTCCGCTACGGTATTTTAGGACACAGTGATGTCAATGTGGCGATGTCACTCACCGTGGTCACCTTTTTCTGTGCAGTGCTCTATGGCATTGCGTACTATTTACTCGCTCGTGGTTCAGGAATGCGTGAATAA
- a CDS encoding MtnX-like HAD-IB family phosphatase → MSFIRQNLNLDHSWHIICDFDGTISQKDTTDQLLNLFAQDGWLEIEKQWEDGLIGSKVCMQKQIALLDMSEQEFHACLDQIEIDPGFIEIVNLFAQSKIKLSVVSDGLDLAIRYILKKHQLEHLPIIANKLTQRAQRTWELNFPYAQADCMSQSGTCKCNVAQHPLLNRVLLIGDGRSDYCLAEQADYVFAKKSLIKHCQDKQIAHMPFESLSELIQPITQLLQNQSMHFENDLLVNS, encoded by the coding sequence ATGTCATTTATTCGCCAAAACTTAAACCTAGACCACTCTTGGCATATCATATGTGACTTCGATGGTACGATTAGTCAAAAAGATACAACCGACCAATTATTAAATTTATTTGCCCAAGATGGTTGGTTAGAAATTGAAAAACAGTGGGAAGATGGACTCATTGGCTCTAAAGTGTGCATGCAAAAACAAATCGCTCTACTGGATATGTCTGAACAAGAGTTTCATGCGTGCTTAGATCAAATCGAGATTGATCCTGGTTTTATTGAAATCGTCAATTTATTTGCCCAATCTAAAATCAAACTCAGTGTGGTCAGTGATGGTTTAGATTTGGCTATTCGCTATATTTTAAAAAAACATCAACTTGAACATTTACCAATTATCGCCAATAAGCTCACCCAACGCGCACAACGTACTTGGGAACTTAATTTCCCATATGCACAAGCGGATTGCATGAGCCAAAGTGGTACCTGCAAATGTAATGTTGCACAACACCCCCTACTGAATCGCGTGTTATTGATTGGCGATGGCCGCTCTGACTACTGCCTTGCGGAACAAGCCGACTATGTCTTTGCAAAAAAAAGTTTAATTAAACATTGTCAGGATAAACAAATCGCACATATGCCATTTGAAAGTTTATCTGAGCTCATTCAGCCAATTACACAACTTTTACAAAATCAAAGCATGCATTTTGAAAACGATTTATTGGTAAATTCATGA
- the rodA gene encoding rod shape-determining protein RodA, which yields MPPSSQYKFLRQSPRDGLSTAMQPSRWQRLHIDPWLCLFLILNALLGLTVLYSASAQDLGLVSKQAMSFGIGFVVMILLAQIPPKVYQAFSPYFYGFGLLSLVAVMIFGEVRMGAQRWIDIPGFGSVQPSEFMKVGMPLMVAWFLSLNPLPPSFKNVIISLILIIIPFVIIAEQPDLGTSLLILASGIFVLFVSGLSWKMILAAFAAVGAIVPLAWMFLLHNYQRQRVLTLFNPEADALGTGWNIIQSKTAIGSGGFMGKGYLEGTQSHLHFLPEGHTDFIIAAYSEEFGLIGILILITLYFLIIVRTFQISLQSFHNYGRLVSAAFALSFFVYVFVNAGMVSGILPVVGVPLPFMSYGGTAIITLMATFGIVMSIHTHR from the coding sequence ATGCCGCCAAGTTCTCAATACAAGTTTTTACGCCAATCACCGCGTGATGGTCTTAGCACCGCCATGCAACCTTCTCGATGGCAACGTCTACATATCGATCCATGGTTATGTTTATTCTTAATTTTGAATGCCTTACTTGGACTTACCGTACTCTATAGTGCCTCAGCACAAGACCTCGGACTTGTCTCAAAACAAGCCATGAGTTTTGGTATTGGCTTTGTGGTGATGATTTTATTAGCGCAAATTCCCCCCAAGGTCTACCAAGCCTTTTCACCCTACTTTTATGGCTTTGGCTTGCTTTCTCTCGTCGCAGTGATGATCTTTGGTGAAGTACGTATGGGTGCACAGCGCTGGATTGATATTCCTGGCTTTGGGAGTGTACAACCCAGTGAGTTTATGAAAGTCGGTATGCCATTAATGGTGGCCTGGTTTTTATCGCTTAATCCACTCCCACCAAGCTTTAAAAACGTCATCATTTCATTAATTTTGATTATTATTCCCTTTGTCATCATCGCAGAACAGCCCGACTTAGGCACTTCACTGTTAATTCTTGCGAGTGGAATTTTTGTTTTATTTGTCAGTGGCCTATCGTGGAAAATGATTCTTGCTGCTTTTGCCGCAGTGGGTGCAATCGTCCCACTGGCATGGATGTTTTTACTCCATAATTATCAACGTCAACGTGTTCTCACCTTATTCAATCCTGAAGCCGATGCCTTGGGTACTGGTTGGAATATTATTCAATCTAAAACAGCCATTGGTTCAGGTGGCTTTATGGGAAAAGGCTATTTAGAAGGCACTCAATCCCATTTACACTTTTTACCCGAAGGCCATACCGATTTCATCATTGCTGCTTATTCTGAAGAGTTCGGCCTGATTGGGATCCTGATTTTAATTACGCTCTATTTTTTGATTATTGTTCGAACCTTTCAAATAAGCTTACAAAGTTTTCATAACTATGGCCGCCTTGTTTCAGCAGCCTTTGCACTTTCATTTTTCGTCTATGTCTTTGTAAATGCTGGTATGGTAAGCGGAATTTTGCCTGTGGTTGGCGTACCCTTACCCTTTATGAGTTATGGTGGTACCGCCATTATTACTTTGATGGCAACCTTTGGTATTGTCATGTCTATTCATACGCATCGCTAA
- a CDS encoding MipA/OmpV family protein: protein MSKNSILLSSFEFTKSALFLCLAGSTSVFAEQEQPKLTVGLSVAADYQAYKGHRIEYSVLPDFFYDNDRIYAEGDEAGVYLLNDDENELRLNAYYDGSSYRPSGPLHELDKRQWSVMMGASYMHITPFGGFKLQVGQDVLGRHKGMVSRLAYLAEFKEGPWSVYPELGMQWNNAKYNQYYFGVSAEESARSGIDPYTAQNSVQPYASMVIDYRMNKHWDFFTVFDFNYLSNQQYRSPMISSRYEFEPRIGLNYTF, encoded by the coding sequence ATGTCAAAAAACAGTATTTTGTTGAGCTCATTTGAATTTACTAAAAGCGCTTTGTTTTTATGTCTGGCGGGATCGACGTCGGTATTTGCTGAGCAGGAACAGCCGAAGCTCACTGTTGGTCTTAGCGTTGCCGCTGATTATCAGGCCTATAAGGGGCATCGAATTGAGTACAGCGTGTTGCCTGATTTTTTTTATGACAATGATCGTATCTATGCCGAAGGGGATGAGGCGGGCGTCTACTTGCTCAATGATGATGAAAATGAATTAAGGCTGAATGCATATTATGACGGAAGCAGTTATAGACCCAGCGGACCATTACATGAATTAGATAAAAGACAGTGGTCGGTCATGATGGGGGCGAGTTATATGCATATAACCCCTTTTGGTGGTTTTAAACTGCAAGTTGGGCAAGATGTTTTAGGGCGTCATAAGGGAATGGTAAGTCGCTTGGCCTATTTGGCTGAGTTTAAAGAGGGTCCTTGGTCTGTATATCCTGAGCTTGGTATGCAATGGAATAATGCCAAATATAATCAATATTATTTTGGAGTTAGTGCAGAAGAATCTGCGCGAAGTGGAATAGATCCTTATACCGCTCAGAATAGCGTACAGCCATATGCAAGTATGGTGATTGATTATCGCATGAATAAACATTGGGATTTTTTCACAGTTTTTGATTTTAATTATTTATCGAATCAACAATATCGCAGTCCAATGATTTCGTCTCGCTATGAGTTTGAGCCGAGAATTGGGTTGAACTATACATTTTAA
- a CDS encoding Mpo1 family 2-hydroxy fatty acid dioxygenase: MKTKTEWFDEYSDSHQNKTNKLIHWVCVPTILFSIIGILAHFSALLTAVLLVLTLIFYAKLDLMLAIAMAALLFVMAWLIIILPVGIGFYLGLFVVAWIGQFYGHKVEGKKPSFFKDLQFLLIGPAWCMDAYLAKICPKYWKKPQNILQTT, encoded by the coding sequence ATGAAGACAAAGACAGAATGGTTTGATGAATATAGTGACAGTCACCAAAACAAAACCAACAAACTCATTCACTGGGTTTGTGTTCCAACAATTCTATTTTCAATCATTGGTATTTTGGCGCATTTTAGTGCTTTACTCACTGCGGTACTGCTTGTGCTCACGCTAATTTTCTACGCAAAACTGGATCTGATGCTTGCCATTGCGATGGCAGCATTACTGTTTGTTATGGCTTGGCTCATTATCATTCTCCCCGTTGGCATTGGCTTTTATCTTGGACTATTTGTCGTAGCTTGGATCGGACAATTCTATGGCCATAAAGTCGAAGGTAAAAAACCATCTTTTTTTAAAGACTTACAGTTTTTACTTATAGGCCCAGCATGGTGCATGGATGCTTATCTTGCAAAAATATGCCCAAAATATTGGAAAAAACCTCAAAATATTTTACAAACCACTTAA
- a CDS encoding GNAT family N-acetyltransferase, with protein sequence MQTNLNQLEPQSLVDAFLKHPPQNFNVQNYADFLPFFSTDFDLLTTLDTPVRQRISKLPAYAYWGKLLHLSTCFIGTTVTEYSLLSPALAVDVLLRKLKQNVRKNTLTIIKDLPINSPLLSTEENTYSAELVCQSENQGFITVEGQALAYVPIDFQNRAEYLARLSRSRRKNLNRKLKSLDLLRVEVLATGDSRFANAIFRDQLYQLYFAVYQQSDIHFDLLSPAFFDAVLQDVQAEGRVFFYWYEEKLVGYNICYIHRGNLVDKYIGFNYPLALSFNLYFVSWFVNLDYAVQQGLKFYIAGWTDPEVKAQLGAKFTFTRHLVWIQQPALRYVLGKFKHLFEADAHWHEQKQESST encoded by the coding sequence ATGCAAACTAATCTTAATCAATTAGAACCGCAAAGTTTGGTGGATGCTTTTTTAAAGCATCCACCTCAAAATTTTAATGTGCAAAATTATGCAGATTTTCTACCATTTTTTAGCACAGATTTTGATTTGCTCACCACCTTAGATACACCTGTACGTCAGCGTATTAGTAAACTTCCGGCTTATGCCTATTGGGGAAAGTTGCTGCACTTGTCCACCTGTTTTATTGGGACGACAGTGACAGAATATAGCTTGCTCAGCCCAGCATTGGCGGTTGATGTGCTATTACGGAAGCTGAAGCAAAATGTACGTAAAAATACACTGACAATTATTAAAGATTTACCAATCAACTCACCTTTGTTGAGTACAGAAGAAAATACCTACAGTGCCGAATTGGTGTGTCAGTCTGAAAATCAGGGTTTTATTACAGTTGAAGGCCAAGCCTTGGCTTACGTACCTATTGATTTTCAGAATCGTGCCGAATATTTGGCACGCTTGTCGCGGAGTCGTCGAAAAAATTTAAATCGCAAACTCAAAAGTTTGGATCTTCTGCGCGTCGAAGTACTGGCCACAGGTGATTCACGTTTTGCCAATGCTATTTTTCGCGATCAACTCTATCAGCTTTATTTTGCGGTTTATCAGCAAAGTGATATTCACTTTGACTTACTCAGTCCTGCATTTTTTGATGCTGTATTACAAGATGTTCAAGCTGAGGGTCGGGTATTTTTCTATTGGTATGAAGAAAAACTGGTGGGTTATAACATTTGTTATATCCATAGAGGTAATTTAGTTGATAAATATATTGGCTTTAATTATCCACTGGCCTTAAGTTTTAACCTTTATTTTGTGAGCTGGTTCGTCAACTTAGATTATGCCGTACAGCAGGGGTTGAAGTTTTATATTGCGGGTTGGACCGATCCTGAGGTGAAGGCCCAATTGGGGGCGAAATTTACCTTTACGCGGCATCTGGTGTGGATACAGCAACCTGCACTACGCTATGTGTTAGGTAAATTTAAGCATTTATTTGAAGCTGATGCACATTGGCATGAACAAAAGCAGGAGTCTTCAACGTGA
- a CDS encoding alpha/beta hydrolase: MINDHSFYLPGSRTGVLLIHGLTGTPNEMRGIARTLNQAGYSVYGVQLAGHCGSLEDLVQTRWEDWFASVYQGALILKKHVDEIFVAGLSMGALLALQYASQYPVSGVISYSPTFRYDGWSIPRWSKLAGPLLLPPIYHLNLFPNRTFDEAEPYGIKNEPLRARIVHSMQSGDSAEAGLPGNPWHSLYQLQRLSRQVKKNLSKIKAPSLSIHAYNDDVADRNNSQIIYDRVQGEKKLVWLHNSYHMITIDNDRKQVISESINFIQKHSKVNMNDHPQTMTQHSSV, from the coding sequence ATGATAAATGATCATTCTTTTTATCTTCCAGGTAGCCGTACTGGTGTTCTTCTGATTCATGGTTTAACTGGTACCCCAAATGAAATGCGTGGCATTGCTCGAACCCTGAACCAAGCAGGCTATAGCGTATATGGCGTACAGCTGGCGGGGCACTGCGGCAGTTTAGAGGACTTGGTACAAACACGCTGGGAAGACTGGTTCGCAAGTGTTTATCAAGGCGCACTTATTCTTAAAAAACATGTTGATGAGATTTTTGTAGCAGGCTTGTCCATGGGAGCATTATTGGCATTGCAGTACGCCTCTCAATATCCAGTTTCGGGTGTGATTAGTTATAGCCCAACCTTTCGTTATGACGGTTGGAGTATTCCACGCTGGTCAAAACTGGCTGGGCCACTTCTTCTTCCTCCGATCTATCATCTTAATCTTTTTCCAAATCGTACTTTTGATGAAGCCGAACCTTATGGCATAAAGAACGAACCACTGCGTGCACGTATTGTACATTCCATGCAAAGTGGTGATAGTGCTGAAGCAGGACTTCCAGGCAATCCTTGGCATTCGCTCTACCAGTTACAACGCCTATCACGCCAAGTGAAGAAAAACCTTAGCAAGATCAAAGCACCTAGCCTTTCGATCCATGCCTATAACGATGATGTGGCAGACCGAAATAACAGCCAAATTATTTATGATCGCGTTCAAGGTGAGAAAAAACTGGTCTGGTTGCATAACAGCTATCACATGATCACCATAGATAACGATCGCAAGCAAGTGATTAGTGAAAGTATAAATTTCATTCAAAAGCATTCTAAAGTGAATATGAACGATCACCCCCAAACCATGACCCAGCATAGCTCGGTCTAA
- the queF gene encoding NADPH-dependent 7-cyano-7-deazaguanine reductase QueF (Catalyzes the NADPH-dependent reduction of 7-cyano-7-deazaguanine (preQ0) to 7-aminomethyl-7-deazaguanine (preQ1) in queuosine biosynthesis) gives MTVELSQLGKETQYPTQYSPDVLFPISRAASRESYSDVPGIYQGQDWWHVFEISWLNQQGIPQVAIGRISLPASSAFLIESKSLKLYFNSMNFTKFDSEAAFIATVEQDLSDAATAPVKLKLFQVDELLMTQPQGICLDGFAPTQFSEHPDASLLKFETIEACTEVSQPAEEIQLFSHLLRSNCPVTGQPDWGTVFIRYKGKKPCYHSLLAYIISFRQHNGFHEQCVEQIYADIWQNLKPEQLMVYAAYTRRGGLDINPCRVSDLAWLPSPIRLARQ, from the coding sequence ATGACTGTAGAACTCTCTCAATTGGGTAAAGAAACCCAATATCCAACTCAATATAGTCCTGATGTCTTATTTCCAATTTCACGTGCAGCGTCACGTGAAAGCTATTCGGACGTCCCAGGTATTTATCAAGGTCAGGACTGGTGGCATGTTTTTGAGATCTCTTGGCTCAATCAGCAAGGTATTCCACAAGTTGCAATTGGCCGAATCAGTTTACCCGCATCCTCTGCTTTTCTAATCGAATCAAAATCACTCAAACTGTATTTTAACAGTATGAATTTCACCAAGTTCGATTCCGAAGCTGCATTTATTGCAACGGTAGAGCAAGACCTCTCAGATGCTGCGACTGCACCAGTAAAGCTTAAGCTATTTCAAGTAGATGAACTCCTGATGACGCAACCACAAGGCATTTGTCTTGATGGCTTTGCCCCGACACAGTTCTCTGAACATCCAGATGCTAGCCTACTCAAATTTGAGACGATAGAAGCATGCACTGAAGTAAGTCAGCCAGCTGAAGAGATTCAACTTTTTTCTCATTTACTTAGAAGTAATTGCCCAGTGACAGGTCAACCCGATTGGGGCACGGTTTTCATCCGTTACAAAGGTAAAAAACCTTGTTATCACAGTCTATTAGCCTATATTATCTCTTTTCGTCAGCACAACGGTTTCCATGAGCAATGCGTGGAGCAAATTTATGCCGATATTTGGCAAAATTTAAAACCAGAACAGCTGATGGTTTATGCAGCATATACGCGTCGTGGCGGTTTAGATATTAATCCCTGCCGTGTATCGGACTTAGCATGGTTGCCGAGCCCAATCCGACTGGCACGACAATAA
- a CDS encoding DMT family transporter produces the protein MRYFYIVGFLILMSFDTLTQISFKFASIHAMPITFDVAWLARVFSHPWIYGAFIGYIGAFFTWMTLLKHAPIGPAFAASHLELITVTLFSIWLFNEPLTIAKVVGAGFILLGVILLAKEETEEDVQVVKSPHP, from the coding sequence ATGAGATATTTTTATATTGTTGGTTTTTTAATTCTCATGTCTTTTGACACCCTCACTCAAATTAGTTTTAAATTCGCATCTATACATGCAATGCCGATCACATTCGATGTGGCATGGCTTGCGCGGGTCTTTAGTCACCCTTGGATTTATGGGGCATTTATTGGCTATATTGGTGCTTTTTTCACCTGGATGACTTTGCTCAAGCATGCGCCAATTGGCCCAGCTTTTGCCGCCTCTCACCTTGAATTAATCACTGTCACGTTATTCTCTATCTGGTTGTTCAATGAACCCCTCACAATCGCCAAAGTTGTTGGTGCAGGATTTATCTTACTTGGGGTAATTTTATTAGCCAAAGAAGAAACCGAAGAAGATGTGCAAGTGGTTAAATCTCCGCACCCTTAA